GtgtttgaaataaaaatggagataaTAAAGCCAGTTTGTACATTATTTCACATaagattttaagtttatttatacctagtaaataaagattatttatttttaaaacataatttgttagatattttattctgCAATAGCTACTAGTATTAACTGCAGATTGGAAGTTTGATGAGCACATGTGCCAGATTGAATTGACCTGTAATCTCTACTGAAATCTGAAGTAGTAACTCTGTCcctataacaaacaaacaaaaaaatgaattggCCAGTGTAGTTAATCTATTCCTCAATAATCATATACGAAGGACTCAAAACAGACTGCAAATATAAAGCATAGAGAGTGAGATTGAGTGGAGGTGTACACCTGTGATCTCAACACTTGAGAGGTGCATACCATACAAGAGAGTCATCAGTTTAagatcatccttagctacatggtgagtttgaggccagcatcatgagagtctctctctcaaaaaagaaattatcaaaataaacacacacacaaacacacaagtccTACaatcatagacacacacacatatacaaatgccctccaaacaccaatacacacacattcacacacacacactcacacacacactcacatacacacacacacacacaaatgccctccaactacaaacacacatacacacacaaactcatgtcCAAGCAATGGCATACATGCTAGTTCACACTAAAACCCTGGAAGAATAAACACCagtgttttttaaattcttttgatTAACAGATTGAAGATTTTTATTATGCTtcaatttcttttatatgttcagAATATCTGCGAATTTTGTTTACAGTGATCACATCTCACTTTGTAAATAATAAGATCATGTCTTTCTCTCAACTGCAATGCCAGAGCACTCCTGGGCAATGAATGACTATCCACCCTCCTCCCCTCAGTTCAAAGTGACCAAGTTTTGCTTTGAGTACATTTCATACTATTTCCTTTGACCACCCCTCACCCTGGTTTAGTCAATTTTATCATACACACAGTTCTTATATTCTGGAACATAGTCTAAGAAGTTGGATGTgcaagtgggtctctgtgctAGCCATGTCCAAGAAATTCAACCCTGCCCCCTCTTTGCTGCCTGCCTCTCATACCAGTCACACCCTGGATTTGAATATGACTTTTCAATGGGTGATAATCCTAATTCCTGATCAATCTGCTCCTACCCTGCTCCTACAGTGCCCCATCCATCCTGTACATGCTGTGGCTAGATAATAGGATTCCTAGGTAGGACTTTTAGCTATATCCATGGTAAGTACATCTGGCAGGAATGCAGTCCTTATTTCCCTCATTGCAGCACAGCCTAAGGCCCTGGGTATCTGCGGTGCTTGCTTATATATGTGCTCCTCACTTTGTATGGACCCATCTTTTTCCTAGCCTTACTTCCTGGTCAGTCTCATTTAGCCTATTcagcttcctctcttcctcttgacTCTCTATTCCGTGGTGACTAGCCCTCTCTTTATACAACAAGCTCCTGGATATTCTCAGCTGCATCTCCTAAACCATCCTTCAGATACCCATGGAATATGCAGCTAACTGCATTGTTTCTCAAATAAACCTATTTGGGAACACTCCAGTTTCCATTGTGCAGACACTGTAATGATTAGGCTAGGAAATGAGCAATGTTTATTGGAATGATTAAAGTCATTTGTTCTTCTGATAGAAAATCACTCAAAACAGCATAAGTAAGTAGAAATAAAGAACCGAATGCCTCCTCCAAAGACAGTGTAAAACTCCGGAAACTCCCAACTCAGCATTCTGTCAGTCTGTCTAACAGTTTTTCTACATACCATAGGATTAGACATGAAAACtctcattttttcttctatttttaagcTACGGTGGTCCTATATAATTTACTGATTCCCATGTAATATCAATTTCCCCATTAGTGCAATTGAGGCACAAATAAAAAGTTGATAAACTTAAATGAGTAAAAGCATCTTCATGGCTGTGACAACCGTCATAACAATGTGTGTCATCTCACAATGTAGGCAAGTGTATTTGCTTTGGCCTGGGACccagaagaaaaacaatgtttctttGGAGATTGTTTTGAATAAGGAATTCAGTCCTAACTTCTTAGAAATCCAAAGTCATTGTGGATTCTGATGAGGAAATGGGGTTTTAAGTgggattatataattttattatagtcttgtgtttatttttcttttgttgtgccTTCGATGAACATTTTTGATGTGTTGCTCCATCTCCAAATGCTGTGAACCATCATCAGTGAAATGAAATTTGGAAGTGGTGATAAAATTGGGGGTAATAACTTTCAAAACACAAGTCTTGATCTTAATAATCAtctagagaaaacacaaaaagaaatgtgATATTAGAaaattgagattacaggtgttctATTCCTTATAGAATTTCCACAACCAGTTTCATCTTTGAAAAATCTGAGCTCTGTTTTGattaagaaagatttattttcttaatactgTCTTCCAAGATATCATACTAAACTATGAATTACAGAACTTTGAATGGAGGAGGTTTTCATCGTGGATTCCTAGTGATCTGAAGTGTGTGTGGTCATGAGAAAAAGACGAAGGATGCGCTGCCGAATCTCCTTTGTCTTCACTCCGTAGACGATGGGGTTGAGCACAGGAGGAACCAGCAGATAGATGTTGGCCATAATGACAGGTAGGAGAGAGTCACGCCTCTTGCTGAAACGGTGCACCATTGACAATCCAATGAAAGGCACATAGAAGATGAAAACAGCACACACATGAGAGACACAAGTGCCAAACGCTTTTGCCTGGGCTTCACGTGTCAAGCCCAACACAGTCTTGAGGATGAGCAAATATGAGAAGGAGATGAGAAGTGAGTCCAAACCAATGGCAGAGATGATGACAATGAGTCCATAGATGACATTGACACGAATGTCAGCACAGGCCAGCTTCATGACGTCTTGGTGTAGGCAGTAGGAATGAGAAAGGATGTTGGAACGACAGAAAGGCAACCTTTTGATGAAGACAGGCAAGGGTGCCATGAGTGCTGCACCCCGGaccacagcagccatgccaatCTTGGCAACACGAGGCAATGTAAGCACAGTGGCATGCCGTAGAGGATGGCAAATGGCCACATAACGATCAAAGGCCATGGCCAGCAGCACTGTGGACTCCATGCCAGATAAGGAATGGATGGCAAACATCTGTACCAGACAAGCATCAAACTGGATGGTAGTGGAATTGAACCAGAAAATGGCCATCATTTTTGGCATGGATGAGGTGGAAATAAGGATGTCTAGGCCAGAAAGCATGCAAAGAAAGATATACATGGGCTCATGTAGGCTGTGCTCTGTCCTCACAATGTAGATGATTGTCAAGTTACCTAGCACAGCAATAAGGTAGAGGGAACACAATGGGAAAGCCAACCAAAACTGAACCTCTTCCAATCCTGGGAGGCCTATTAAGATGAAATACGTGGCACTGGATTCACTGTTATTGAGGCCCACCATACTGAAGGAAGCAGGATGTAACCAGTAAGTACCAGGAAGATTGAAGCTGAAATACAAAGGCAAGTCATTGTCAGGTCCTCTAGAATCTCAATGCCATACCACCCTTGATCCTAGTGTCCAGTTCTCTAACAAAACTCTATCATTTCATTGCCTATCCAGACTCTGAATCTACCCTAAATTTCATCTAACCATAAACCATTTACCAGATGAAAATGTTGATCTTATCtatatattaagtaaaatagTAAGATGATATTCTGATGTTATTAATCATTTAGTTTCTCAAACTAAAAAAATTACATCTTCTGTGGTATCTTATACACATATTTCCTACTTTTAATAGTGATTATATTAACCATCTAAATTGTTGTCAAACTCTGGAAAATGAAACTATGGAGGgagaaatattaaatgaaaaacttTATAATTGACCATTTCATTGGTCAATTATAAGGTAATTATCATACAAATCCATCAGTGGTAGTAATAACATAAACTGGCATTGAAATCTAACTCAATCACCAATCTAATGCTCTAATTTAACCTTAATCCTAACTTTAATGTCCCACAGTAATAGAAGCCGTTTCAATATTAATTTAATAGCATCTGTTTTATTGTGATCAATCCTATTTCAATAAAAACATGACTTTAATTTTATCCTGAACTCTAAGTCTTAATTTCCACTATCTAATCAAGAGTTTACACTTGCCCTACATAatttatatcaaaaaaaaaaatagtaacagcTTCGGTGGATCTTAAACAATGTAGCCTTACAGCCAGCACACCAGCACTGATTAAGAATTATGATGTTGGTCTCCAACTAAGACTGGAGccttgctcagcctccttcagCTGCCCCAAGGTGCACTGCTTTCTTGTGTTTCTCATGGGAGCACTCATTCAGTGCCTTCATACTTTCATTTCCAGTTATTTCAATCAACTGaagtctgaaaatattaaatgtaaaccTGAAAAAATAAACAGTTCACATGCTTTAAATTGTATATCATTCTGGTTAGGTTGATAAAATGTAGCATCTGACTCTGCCCTACTGGGGATAAAAATTATCCTTTTACTTAGTCTACTGATAGACCCCTGATAGTCACCCAGTAGCTTCATTAGCAGCTACTATTAGAGTATTATGTACATTAGTTAGCAGATCTACTATCAGAGTATTATGGTTCAAGGAatccttattttatttaataatgctCCCAAAACACagtattttttcaattaatttcaaTCCATGGTTGGTTAAATGTACAGATATAGGATCTACAAATACTGAGGACTGGTTTGATGCATGTCTATATACAGGTgtataaattcataaatatacatacaaacatatgagGACTGGGATGGGAGCTCTCATAGGTCACTTAAAAGAAGCTGGGTATAAAGCAAAGCTAATTTCTGGGCTCCACTGACTCGGGAAAGGCAATAAGAtttgttctaccactgagctctcaTCCAGAGGTGGCCTCAAGAAGACAAAGAGACCAATGGaagaacacatatttttaaaaagaggataaTAGACCTTGGTTCCTTCTAATAGAAGGAAAAAAGTTGAGGCAGAGAATTGTAGTTAATCTACAACTTCAGGCAAAGAGGCAAAACCAATAACTCACACTCTTCTGAGTTGTATTGTAGTGACACAGCTCCCTGCCTGTTAAAATTGCTCCTTCTCCTGTCTGATGCTCCTCGTCTCTCTCTAATATCCAGTACCTGTGGAAACTCTGAGATTTGGATATCCTACCCAGCCCTTGCCTGTTACCTGCATCAGGTGCTCACAAAGCAGCTGCCTTGTCTTGGCTGTGATAAGGTGCAAAGAGGCTATGAAGTGTAAATTCTTGATTGGATAGCTGGGGGAATGAAAATTCAGACTTGCCATTCAGGATAAAATTACcgtcataaaaaataaaacaaataaaaaattaccaTCATGTTTTTATTGAAATAGGTTTGATCACAATAGAATAGATGCTATTAAATTAATATTGAAATAGCTTCTATGTATTGGGTAATGTTAAAGTTAGGATTAAGGCTAGAATTAGATCATTAGATTAGTGATCACGTTAGGTTTCAATGTCAGTTGAGTGTCAGTTTCTTCCCAAACTATAttaatttctttaataataaatcCATTTTTCTATCTATAAACTCTTGACTCCCAAATACATTTATTGATGTCTGGTTTCTCTTTTAGGGGCCCATATGTATAATTCTGAAAGAGACTACA
This window of the Arvicanthis niloticus isolate mArvNil1 unplaced genomic scaffold, mArvNil1.pat.X pat_scaffold_1069_arrow_ctg1, whole genome shotgun sequence genome carries:
- the LOC117701435 gene encoding olfactory receptor 51E1; translated protein: MVGLNNSESSATYFILIGLPGLEEVQFWLAFPLCSLYLIAVLGNLTIIYIVRTEHSLHEPMYIFLCMLSGLDILISTSSMPKMMAIFWFNSTTIQFDACLVQMFAIHSLSGMESTVLLAMAFDRYVAICHPLRHATVLTLPRVAKIGMAAVVRGAALMAPLPVFIKRLPFCRSNILSHSYCLHQDVMKLACADIRVNVIYGLIVIISAIGLDSLLISFSYLLILKTVLGLTREAQAKAFGTCVSHVCAVFIFYVPFIGLSMVHRFSKRRDSLLPVIMANIYLLVPPVLNPIVYGVKTKEIRQRILRLFLMTTHTSDH